ACGCAGTTTCCCGCGTTCATTCCCGCGCACACCAGCTCGCAGGTCGTCCAGATTTACCGCATCGCCCAAGAGGCGATGAGCAACTCCGTCAGGCACGGCGGGGCGACGGAAATCACCCTCGCCCTCGCCCCATCCCCGGGACACGAGCGCATGCAGCTCACCGTGCAAGACAACGGCCGCGGCCTGCCCCAGACCCAGTCCGCCAAGGCGGGCATGGGATGGCACAGCATGCAGTGCCGGGCGGATCTGCTCGGGGCCGACATCCATCTGTACAATGACGGCCCGGGCGGGGCCGTGCTGCGTCTCATATATCCGGTTTTCCAGTGAATACTACGCCTGCAATGAACCAGAAAATCCGTGTATATATTGTCGATGACCATCCGCTCATGCGGCGGGGGCTCATCGAGCTTATCAACGGCCAGCCCGACATGACCTGCTGCGGCGAGGCCGAGGACTCCCCGACCGCGTTGAAAATGATATCAACGATCAAACCCGACCTGACCATCGTCGATATATCGCTCAAGGGCTACAATGGAATCGAGCTGATCAAAAACATCCGGGCGCTTGACCCCAAGGCGCAGATTCTCGTGCTGTCGATGCATGACGAGTCGATCTACGCCATGCGCGTGCTGAAGGCCGGGGCGAAGGCGTATGTCATGAAGCAGGAGATGAGCGACAAGGTCCTCGACGCCATCCGCCGCATTCGTTCCGGCAAGGTGTTCGTCAGCGACCGCGTGGCCAGCCGCATGCTCGATCATGTCGCCGGCGGGGGCGATCCCGGGCAGGGTTCGCCGGTGGACATATTAAGCGATCGCGAGCTGGAGATCGTGAGCATGATCGGCAACGGCCTGCCCACGCGCGACATCGCCGCGAAGCTGCACATCAGCATAAAAACCGTCGAGTCCCACCGGGCGCGAATCAAGGAAAAGCTCAGCATCACCAACGCCATCCAGCTCGTGCAGTTCTGCGTGCGCTGGGTCGAGGACGGGGCGCATTAGCGCGCGCCTTGGCCGCCGCCGGATCAAGCCGGGCTTTTCCGCTTCTTCACGCGCGGCGGCGTCCAGACGCGGATGAGGTATTCGGCAAGATTGCGCATGCTGGTGCGCGCGGCGGGCTCGGCCCGCGCGAGTTCGGCCAGTGACGGCACCACCCCGGCGCGCTCCATGTAATAATATCGCAACTCCCCGTCCAGCGCGGCGGCGGCGGAGAACTCATCCGGGCTTGCCGCCGCCGTCGCGCGCGTCTTGTCCATCCAGAATCGTTTTTCCTCCGGGTGGGTGTCGATATAATCAAACAGCTGCTGTTCAATCCGGTTGAGGCTCATGTGCGGCGGACGCCCACGCTGCGCGAGTCCGGCGCAAAAACAACCGCAAAAGCAGCCGGCCCGCCCCGCCGCCTTGAAAAATATCCCGTTCCCGCTTCTCGCGCGCCCGCGATCTGCTACGCTGCCATCCATGAAATTCCCGCCTCTCATCATTGTCATCGGCTGCGCGCTCGCCCTGTCCGGCTGCGGCGGACGCCAAAACCTGTCGGTCGCGGAGGCAAACAAAACCCGGACCCTGCTTGTCGGCAACCTGGCCGAACCCAATGACCTCGACCCGCACATCGCCGACAGCCACCAGACTTTCCAGATCATCATGGCGTTGTTCGAAGGGCTCGCCCAATACGACCCGGTCACCTGCGAGCCCCGCCCGGCGGTCGCGACCGGATGGAAAGTCTCCGACGACGGGCTGACGTGGACGTTTTCCCTGCGCCCGGACGCGCGCTGGTCAAACGGAGACCCGGTCACCGCGCACGATTTTGTCTTCGCGTATCGCCGGATGCTGTCGCCGGGCCTCGCGGCGGAATATGCCTACATGCTTTATGCGCTGAAGAACGGCGAGGCGTTCAACACGGGAAAAATCACCGCGCCCGGACAAATCGGCGCGCGGGCCGACGGCGACCACACGCTCGTGCTCGCGCTTGAGTATCCGGTGCCATATCTGCCCGCGATGGTGTGCCACTCCGCCTGGTATCCGGTGCACCCGCCGACCATCGGCAAATTCGGCCCCATAGACCAGCGGGGCACATTATGGACGCGCCCGGGCAACATGGTCGGCAACGGCTATTTCACCCTGGCGGAATGGACGCCGCACCAGCGCATCCGCTGCGTGAAAAGCGCGACCTACTGGGACCGCGAAAAAGTGCTGCTGAACGAGGTGGTGTTTTTCCCCATCGAAAACGAGGACGCCGAGGAGCGCGCCTTCCGCACCGGGCAATTGCATGTCACCGCCACGCTGCCCATCTCGAAAATCGCGGTTTATAAAAACGACCCGCGCGGCGTGTATAATCCCAGCCCCATGTTCGCGACGTATTTTTATCGCTTCAATGTCAACGCGCCCCCGCTGAACGACGTGCGGGTGCGCCGCGCGCTGGCGATGGCGATTGACCGCGAGCGGCTCGTGCAGTTTGTCGCGCGCGGCGACCAGATTCCGGCGGCAAACCTCACGCCGCCCGGCATCCCGGGTTTCGCACCCTCCGCGCGCCTCGGCACCGACATCGGGCAGGCGCAAAAGCTCCTGGCCGAGGCGGGCTTCCCGGGCGGCGCCGGCTTCCCCAGGCTGGAAATCTTGTTCAATACAAACCAGGGCCACCGGCAGATCGCGGAGGCCATCAGCGAGATGTGGCGGCGGAATCTCGGGATCGATATCGGATTATACAATCAGGAAGGCAAGGTGTGGTCTGAAACCATGCGCCGGCTGGATTATCAAATCAGCCGGACGGGATGGGTGGGCGACTATCTGGACCCGAGCACCTTTCTCGACATCATGGCGTCGGACAGCGGCAACAACCAGACGGGCTGGACCAACGCCGAATACGACCGCCTGCTGGCGCTGGCGCGCTCGGAACAAAGCCAGGCGAAACGCCTTGAATATTATCAACGCTGCGAGGAAATCCTCGCCGACGAGGCGCCGCTCACGCCGGTTTATTTTTATGTGCGCAACAACCTGCGCCTGCCCGGGGTGAAGGGCTGGACCGGAAACCCGCTCGACCTGCACCCGCTCAAGGGCGTGTATATCGAGCCGTAATGCCAATCCATGCCCCCGGGCCCGCCACGACAGGGACGCGCGGGGCCGGAGCTTTCGCGCGGCAGCGCGCTGATTTATACCAATTCCGAACCATTTATAGACTTATCAAGGTAGGGCGAGGCGTCCCCGCCGAGCCGCAGGCCAGCAACGGCTCGGCGGGACGCCTCGCCCTACCTTGAGCATTTTCGGTTTATTTTGTCGCATGTAGGGCGCGACCTTGCGTCGCGCCGCGGGCACTAAACCGGCCTGACACAAGGTCAGGCCCTACGGGGACATGGTTTATTTGCGACAGAATAAATAGGAAATGCTCTAAATATAAATTTCGTTCGGAAATGATATAGTTTATATGATCCGTATCCGCCAGTATCTCGCGTGATTCGCGAAGGATGCGTCATCATGATGATTCCCGCCACGCGTGCAGCGCCTGGAATTTCTGGCCGAGGTTGCCGGGGTGCAGGAGTTGCATGAGGGCGAGTTTGCGCGGGCTGGTCGCGGTCGGCTCGCCGGAAGCCTGCGCGGCGAGCCAGTCGGCGGCGTGGTGAATAAAAAACGCCTCCTGGCGCTCGACCACCGGCGGGGCGAAACGCGCGGATCTGAGCGCGCCGGAGAGCCAGTCCCAGCAGACATGGCAGGTGAGATCCTGCTCCCCGGGCCGCGCGAGCAGGTCGTTGTGCTGGCGGTGGCGGTAATAGGCGCGGGCGGTTCCGGCCGGCGTATCCTCCAGCAATTCGGGCCAGGTTTTCCCGTAATCGAAGGCGAGGAAGAGCCCGCTCCACGGCTGCGCGGCGATCCGGCGCGCGAGCCCGGCGGCGGCAAGCGGAAGGTCGAGGCGGTAGTTTTCGTGCCAGGGCACGGGAAGCACCGGCAGGCCGTCGCCGTCCGCGCCGGATTGCGTCGCCGCCATTTCCGTCTCGACCAGCCGGCCGGTGCGCAGCGCCACGCCGAGTTCGCGCCACGCGCCGCCGCGAAAGACCAGGCGGCGGCACGGCTGCGCGTCGAAGAGCTCGTTGGAAAACACCACGCAAGGCCCGGAAAGGTCGAGCGGCTCGCCGATGCGGATTTCGCGCGCGGCGGCAAATGGATGCGCGACGCCGGCAAGCACACCGGAGCCCGGCTCGGCCCCGATCTCGACAAAGGCAAAGTCCGCCGGGCGCGCGCGCCGCCGCGCGATCAACGCGCCCGCGGCGGCGCAGACGAGCTCGCCGAACACCGGCCCGACGGACGACGCGGTGTGGAAATCCGTGCCGGGCGCGCGCCCCACGCGGACACGGTCCCGCCGGTAGTAGCCCAGCGCGGGATCATAAAGCGCGAGATCCATGAACCGGTCGAACGGCATGACGCCGCCATCGCCGGCGCGCGCGCGAAAGCGTTCGAGAAAAGCGGGGCTGGGAGCGGTGGCGTCGGGTGCGGACATGGTTTGAACCGGAGAAAAAACAATCGGGCGCGCCGTGACGAATCCATTTACAAAAGCCGCGCAATGCGCACAGTGGCCGTTTCTTTTGTACATGAGCTCCACCTTGAAACGTATCCTGACCATCGCGTGCGGCGCGGTGCTGGGCTTGTTTATTGCAGACAGCGCGGTGCGGCTGGCCCGGACTTGGGGCTTGTTCCCGGGCGACGGGCTCGACAGCTCGTCGGCCTATGTGCGCGACGCGATGCTGCTCATCAACGAACACTACGTGGACGCCGACCGCGTGGGCTTCGGCGAGCTCGGCCGGTCGGCGCTGCACGGGCTGGTGGAGTCGCTTGACCCGCATTCGGAATTCATGGAGGCGCGCGAATTCAAGCTGCTGGAGGAGGACATAAGCAGCGAGTTCGGCGGCATCGGCGTGCAGGTGGAGATGCGCAAGGGGCGCGTCTATATCATCGCGCCGGTGGCGGGCGCCCCGGGCGAACGCGCGGGCATCCGCCGCGGCGACGAGATTGTCAGCATCGACGGAGACCGGCTCGAGCGCCCGACGATGGAGGACGTGGTGACGCGGCTGCGCGGAAAACCGAAATCCAGGGTGCGCCTCGGCCTGCTGCGCCCCGACGAGCAGCGCGAATACGAGGTCGCCCTCACGCGCGAGGTCATCCGCAGCGAAAGCGTGCGCGAGGTGCGCGTGCTCCCGGACTCGGGCGGCACGGGCTACCTGCAAATCACACAGTTCACGGAGCGCACCGGCGCGGAGTTTTCCGACGCGCTCCAGAAATTGCTCGGGCTAAACGCGCGCGCCCTCGTCATCGACCTGCGCAACAATCCCGGCGGCCTGCTCGACGCGGCGGTGGAAGTGGCGGAGCCGTTTTTCGAAAAGGGCGGGCTCATCGTTTACACGCAGGGACGCCGCGCGGACGACCGCAAGGAATACCGCGCCGGGTCGTCCGCCCCCCCGCTGCGGCTTCCGCTCGCCGTGCTCATCAACGCCGGCAGCGCCAGCGCCGCCGAGATCGTGGCCGGCGCGCTGAAGGACACGGGGCGCGCGGTCATTGTCGGGGAGCGCTCGTTCGGCAAGGGCTCGGTGCAGTCCATCTTCGAGTTGCGCGCGGGCGAGGCGGTGCGGCTGACGACGGCGCGGTATTACACGCCCGGCGGCGCGACCATCCACGAGCGCGGCGTGGAGCCGCAGGTCGAAGTCGTGTTGAGCGACGAGGAGGACGACAGCGTGGGGCTGCAACTCGCCCGCCCCGACATCAAGGACGCGGCGGCGTTCAAGGAACGCTTCGGCGCGGAATTGATGCCCGACCGTCAGTTGCAGGCCGCGGTCGAGGTGCTGCGCGGCGTGCTGGTCTTCGGCGAAGGCGCCGCAAGGGCAAAATAGAACCGACAAAATCATATTAAGCGCGAAGGACGCGAAGAGCGCGAAGCATTGGACGAATTTCAACGACCGCCAGGAGACGCGGGAGCCGCAAAAAGGATTTTGAAGCCTTCCCTGTATTTTGATTCGGAAGATATGATGACAAACAACATGGCCCCGCCTCCCGACCTCTTCGCATCCTTCGCGCCCTTCGCGGTTGCAACAAAATGATACTCGCCCTCGAAACCTCCTGCGATGAGACCGCCGTGGCGCTGTTCGATCCGGCGCGCGGGCTGACGCATGAGTGGGTGCACAGCCAGATCGCGCTGCACGGCCGTTA
This genomic stretch from Termitidicoccus mucosus harbors:
- a CDS encoding S41 family peptidase; this translates as MSSTLKRILTIACGAVLGLFIADSAVRLARTWGLFPGDGLDSSSAYVRDAMLLINEHYVDADRVGFGELGRSALHGLVESLDPHSEFMEAREFKLLEEDISSEFGGIGVQVEMRKGRVYIIAPVAGAPGERAGIRRGDEIVSIDGDRLERPTMEDVVTRLRGKPKSRVRLGLLRPDEQREYEVALTREVIRSESVREVRVLPDSGGTGYLQITQFTERTGAEFSDALQKLLGLNARALVIDLRNNPGGLLDAAVEVAEPFFEKGGLIVYTQGRRADDRKEYRAGSSAPPLRLPLAVLINAGSASAAEIVAGALKDTGRAVIVGERSFGKGSVQSIFELRAGEAVRLTTARYYTPGGATIHERGVEPQVEVVLSDEEDDSVGLQLARPDIKDAAAFKERFGAELMPDRQLQAAVEVLRGVLVFGEGAARAK
- a CDS encoding peptide ABC transporter substrate-binding protein, translated to MKFPPLIIVIGCALALSGCGGRQNLSVAEANKTRTLLVGNLAEPNDLDPHIADSHQTFQIIMALFEGLAQYDPVTCEPRPAVATGWKVSDDGLTWTFSLRPDARWSNGDPVTAHDFVFAYRRMLSPGLAAEYAYMLYALKNGEAFNTGKITAPGQIGARADGDHTLVLALEYPVPYLPAMVCHSAWYPVHPPTIGKFGPIDQRGTLWTRPGNMVGNGYFTLAEWTPHQRIRCVKSATYWDREKVLLNEVVFFPIENEDAEERAFRTGQLHVTATLPISKIAVYKNDPRGVYNPSPMFATYFYRFNVNAPPLNDVRVRRALAMAIDRERLVQFVARGDQIPAANLTPPGIPGFAPSARLGTDIGQAQKLLAEAGFPGGAGFPRLEILFNTNQGHRQIAEAISEMWRRNLGIDIGLYNQEGKVWSETMRRLDYQISRTGWVGDYLDPSTFLDIMASDSGNNQTGWTNAEYDRLLALARSEQSQAKRLEYYQRCEEILADEAPLTPVYFYVRNNLRLPGVKGWTGNPLDLHPLKGVYIEP
- a CDS encoding response regulator, whose translation is MNQKIRVYIVDDHPLMRRGLIELINGQPDMTCCGEAEDSPTALKMISTIKPDLTIVDISLKGYNGIELIKNIRALDPKAQILVLSMHDESIYAMRVLKAGAKAYVMKQEMSDKVLDAIRRIRSGKVFVSDRVASRMLDHVAGGGDPGQGSPVDILSDRELEIVSMIGNGLPTRDIAAKLHISIKTVESHRARIKEKLSITNAIQLVQFCVRWVEDGAH
- a CDS encoding SAM-dependent methyltransferase — protein: MSAPDATAPSPAFLERFRARAGDGGVMPFDRFMDLALYDPALGYYRRDRVRVGRAPGTDFHTASSVGPVFGELVCAAAGALIARRRARPADFAFVEIGAEPGSGVLAGVAHPFAAAREIRIGEPLDLSGPCVVFSNELFDAQPCRRLVFRGGAWRELGVALRTGRLVETEMAATQSGADGDGLPVLPVPWHENYRLDLPLAAAGLARRIAAQPWSGLFLAFDYGKTWPELLEDTPAGTARAYYRHRQHNDLLARPGEQDLTCHVCWDWLSGALRSARFAPPVVERQEAFFIHHAADWLAAQASGEPTATSPRKLALMQLLHPGNLGQKFQALHAWRESS